From Paenibacillus graminis, a single genomic window includes:
- a CDS encoding histidine phosphatase family protein, translating into MLIGLIRHGLTDWNAEGRIQGQSDIPLNDEGRKQAEMLGDRLLQETYRWDYCITSSLSRAAETGKIIAAKLGIPLLEPDDRIRERAYGQVEGMTAVQREEKWGKDWNLLPLGQESDEQLQARALAFMEEIAAFYPDKNILVISHGGFLSQLYIALYKDKYSERLGNLSLTILEKNEKEWNPLLYNCTRHILQQQH; encoded by the coding sequence ATGCTGATTGGCTTAATCCGCCATGGGCTGACGGACTGGAATGCGGAAGGGAGAATACAGGGACAAAGCGACATTCCGCTCAACGATGAGGGCAGGAAACAGGCAGAGATGCTGGGAGACCGGCTTCTGCAGGAAACTTACCGTTGGGACTACTGTATCACCAGCAGTCTTTCCCGTGCTGCGGAGACAGGCAAAATTATCGCGGCCAAGCTGGGCATTCCATTGCTTGAACCGGACGATCGCATCCGTGAGCGGGCCTATGGCCAGGTTGAGGGGATGACTGCTGTGCAGCGTGAAGAGAAGTGGGGCAAGGACTGGAATCTGCTGCCGCTTGGACAGGAGTCGGATGAACAGCTTCAAGCGCGGGCCTTAGCTTTTATGGAGGAAATTGCCGCGTTTTATCCGGATAAGAACATTCTTGTCATCTCGCATGGAGGCTTTTTGTCCCAGCTCTATATCGCCTTATATAAGGATAAGTACTCAGAGCGTCTCGGCAATCTATCGCTTACTATCCTGGAGAAGAACGAGAAGGAATGGAATCCGCTGCTGTACAATTGTACACGCCATATTCTGCAGCAACAGCATTAA
- a CDS encoding IDEAL domain-containing protein, which translates to MDKMKATYEVMLGLVAEMVWDEALRKRRTDILYREIDTALAAGDKTAFRNLTEELKSLA; encoded by the coding sequence ATGGACAAAATGAAGGCTACCTATGAAGTGATGCTAGGACTTGTGGCAGAAATGGTGTGGGATGAAGCGCTGCGAAAGCGTCGTACCGACATCTTGTACCGGGAGATCGACACGGCGCTGGCTGCCGGAGATAAAACGGCGTTCCGTAATCTGACGGAAGAATTGAAAAGTCTGGCCTAA
- a CDS encoding RNA polymerase sigma factor translates to MTDSQLIQLIKQGNTEIYSELMRRYQRKILAFVYHMLKNSHMELLAEDLCSETFYKAFRSLHSFREVDASFSTWLYTIARNTVLSELRKNRAGNVSLEESGYTPVAPMEVAPEQAALRKERMNLVREAINNLPEKQRSALILREYDQMDYQEIAEILDQSVSSVKSLLFRARSSVKLQLESYFYEPEAEEDVQAERV, encoded by the coding sequence ATGACGGATTCCCAGTTGATCCAGCTAATCAAGCAAGGTAACACAGAGATATATTCAGAATTAATGCGGCGGTACCAACGTAAAATATTGGCTTTTGTCTACCATATGCTCAAGAATTCCCACATGGAGCTTCTTGCAGAGGATTTATGCTCGGAGACCTTTTACAAGGCGTTCCGGAGCCTGCATTCTTTCCGGGAAGTAGATGCATCATTTTCAACATGGCTGTATACGATTGCCCGGAATACAGTGCTTAGCGAGCTTCGCAAGAACCGTGCCGGAAATGTGTCACTTGAGGAAAGCGGGTATACGCCGGTAGCCCCGATGGAGGTGGCTCCAGAACAGGCCGCGCTCCGCAAAGAGCGGATGAACCTGGTCCGTGAAGCGATTAATAATCTGCCGGAGAAACAGCGTTCCGCGCTGATCCTCCGGGAATACGATCAAATGGACTACCAGGAAATTGCAGAGATTCTGGACCAGAGTGTCAGCTCCGTGAAATCATTATTGTTCCGTGCCAGGAGCAGTGTGAAGCTCCAACTCGAGTCCTATTTTTATGAGCCTGAAGCAGAAGAAGATGTGCAGGCTGAGAGGGTGTAA
- a CDS encoding gamma carbonic anhydrase family protein, with protein MRIGYGNYIPQLDESVYVAEGAKLVGDVRIGRQSSIWFNAVLRGDLAPVIIGDRCNIQDGTVGHVAEGLPLVLGDDISVGHSAIIHGCRIGKGTLIGMGAIVLNGAEIGEYALIGAGSIVTENKIIPPYTLSLGSPARVIRELTEQDLQRMARTCESYVLKASEYGRI; from the coding sequence ATGCGGATTGGTTATGGGAACTACATACCGCAGCTTGACGAATCTGTATACGTGGCGGAAGGTGCAAAGCTGGTAGGTGACGTAAGAATTGGACGGCAGTCCAGTATCTGGTTCAACGCCGTACTGCGGGGGGATTTAGCTCCGGTTATCATCGGTGACCGCTGCAATATCCAGGATGGTACCGTGGGACATGTGGCTGAGGGACTGCCGCTGGTATTGGGAGATGACATATCGGTTGGCCATTCTGCAATCATCCATGGCTGCAGGATAGGCAAAGGTACATTAATCGGAATGGGTGCAATTGTATTGAACGGTGCAGAGATTGGTGAATATGCTTTAATAGGAGCCGGATCTATTGTAACCGAAAACAAAATCATTCCGCCCTATACCCTTTCACTCGGTTCACCTGCCAGAGTGATTCGTGAATTAACGGAGCAGGACCTTCAGCGGATGGCCCGCACATGCGAGAGCTATGTACTTAAAGCAAGTGAATATGGAAGGATCTAA
- the qcrB gene encoding menaquinol-cytochrome c reductase cytochrome b subunit has protein sequence MFKNVYNWIDERLDITPIWRDVADHEVPEHVNPAHHFSAFVYCFGGLTFFITVIQILSGMFLTMYYVPDIINAYASVEYLQTKVAFGQIVRGMHHWGASLVIVMMFLHTMRVFFTGSYKAPREMNWVVGMLIFFVMLGLGLTGYLLPWDNKAYFATKVTLEIANSVPVMGPVLKELMQGGTIVGAETLTRFFALHVFFLPAVLLILLVGHFIMIRRQGISGPL, from the coding sequence ATGTTTAAAAATGTCTACAACTGGATTGATGAACGTCTGGATATTACGCCGATCTGGAGAGATGTCGCCGACCATGAAGTTCCTGAACATGTCAATCCGGCCCATCACTTCTCGGCATTTGTGTATTGCTTTGGCGGCCTTACTTTTTTTATTACAGTCATTCAAATCTTATCCGGCATGTTTCTCACGATGTATTACGTCCCGGATATTATCAACGCTTATGCCAGTGTGGAATATCTGCAGACCAAGGTAGCTTTCGGGCAAATTGTTAGAGGCATGCATCACTGGGGAGCGAGCCTGGTCATTGTCATGATGTTCCTGCATACCATGCGTGTATTTTTTACCGGATCGTACAAAGCTCCGCGTGAGATGAACTGGGTAGTGGGAATGCTGATTTTTTTCGTTATGCTGGGCCTTGGCCTTACCGGCTATCTGCTTCCTTGGGACAATAAAGCTTATTTCGCCACCAAGGTAACCCTCGAGATTGCGAATTCCGTACCGGTCATGGGTCCGGTGCTGAAGGAGCTGATGCAGGGCGGCACGATTGTCGGAGCGGAAACGCTGACCCGTTTTTTTGCACTCCATGTATTCTTTCTCCCGGCGGTCCTGCTTATTCTGCTCGTCGGTCACTTTATTATGATCCGCAGACAGGGGATTTCTGGCCCGCTCTGA
- a CDS encoding DUF2487 family protein, whose protein sequence is MMKFSDFTAESWLENRKYYDTCLLPYTGLSGTESPPEAAEALERLRDFLDLVEKPYQGRIVTYPALQYNGTGSTAYLNEVCRKVKSSGFQYVIVLSADISLAGSGIVESDLVLSLPDIEASQHKPVRSCVRDEIEALWN, encoded by the coding sequence ATGATGAAATTCAGTGATTTTACCGCCGAGAGCTGGTTGGAGAACCGGAAATACTACGATACCTGCCTGCTCCCGTATACAGGACTTAGCGGTACAGAGAGTCCGCCTGAAGCGGCGGAGGCATTGGAAAGATTGCGGGATTTTTTGGACCTCGTTGAAAAACCATATCAGGGCCGTATCGTAACTTATCCGGCTTTACAGTACAATGGGACCGGAAGTACAGCTTATTTGAATGAGGTTTGCCGAAAAGTCAAATCCAGTGGTTTCCAGTATGTGATTGTGCTGTCAGCGGACATCTCTCTGGCCGGGAGCGGGATTGTTGAAAGCGATTTAGTCCTATCCCTGCCTGACATTGAGGCTTCTCAGCACAAGCCGGTGAGAAGCTGCGTCAGAGATGAAATCGAGGCATTATGGAATTGA
- a CDS encoding ubiquinol-cytochrome c reductase iron-sulfur subunit — translation MSSHNNEHESIPQGPPSRKEMSRRQFLTYTLGGATAFMGVGAILPMIRFAVDPVLHKKGAGEFIKVAETAKITDVPQEFTFELPQQDGWYASTATLTAWIRKDENGEIYALSPICKHLGCTVGWNNDKAYPDEYHCPCHGARYTKLGKNLAVAPKPLDQYKTKIDGDWVYLGEIVPNTEVKKEA, via the coding sequence ATGAGCAGCCATAACAACGAGCACGAGTCAATTCCACAAGGACCTCCCAGCCGGAAAGAGATGTCCAGGCGACAGTTTTTAACGTATACACTGGGAGGGGCAACGGCATTTATGGGAGTAGGGGCGATTCTGCCCATGATCCGTTTCGCGGTGGACCCGGTATTACATAAGAAAGGTGCGGGGGAGTTCATCAAGGTAGCTGAAACTGCCAAGATTACCGACGTCCCTCAAGAGTTCACTTTCGAACTCCCTCAACAGGACGGGTGGTATGCCAGTACAGCTACACTGACGGCGTGGATCCGCAAAGACGAGAACGGAGAAATTTATGCGCTTTCACCAATCTGCAAGCATCTGGGCTGTACGGTGGGCTGGAACAATGACAAGGCGTATCCTGATGAATATCACTGCCCTTGCCATGGAGCCAGATACACGAAGCTTGGCAAAAATCTCGCTGTAGCCCCAAAGCCCCTTGACCAGTACAAAACCAAAATTGATGGAGACTGGGTCTATCTGGGTGAGATCGTACCCAATACAGAGGTTAAGAAGGAGGCGTAG